The following is a genomic window from Rhizobium sp. NRK18.
GCTGTTCGTGATTGCCGGGCTCATCCTGATGGTCGTGTTTGGCGGCGTCGACAGCATCCGCGACCGCTGGCTGGCGCCCTATCTCGTCACCTTCCCGCTCTATCTCTGCCTGCGGCTCGACCGTTCCGGTGCGCCGCTGGAACTCGGACGCCACCGGTTCAGGATCATCGCCACCGGTCTGATGGTCCTCATTCCGCTGCTGCTGGTCGGACTGCTCGCGACCGTCCACGTCAACGGCAAGTACGAATACATCAACACACCGTTTGCGGCGCTGGCCGACGATATCGAACAGCAGGCCGGGACGCCGGCCGTCTATGTGACGTCGGAAACGCACTTGAGCGGCAACCTGCATTTCCAGCGGCCCGGCGTGCCGGCCATCGCGCTCTCCTATCCACAATACCAGCCGGCCTATGACTGGACTGCCGAGCATCCGATCGTGCTCGTCTGGCGGCAAAGCAAGGGCAAGACGCCGCCGCCCTTCCCGGACGACCTGAAGGCGTGGCTGGAGGCAAAGGGGATTTCACCGGCGGCGGCGGAAAGGCGCGTCGTCAAGCTTCCCTATATCTACGGCCGGCCCGGAGACGTCTATCAGTTTGCCTATACGGTCATCTATCCTGGCAACTAGCAGAGATGGCAGACGGACCGACGATGGCCTGCCGGCAACACTCCATGGGCCTTGCCCGTTGCAACATTGCGTCGCGGTTGCCCTCCCATGCGGGTTGATATAACAGGAAGCGCCGGCAAGGCCGGCCTTCAAGAGCAATTTTCCGGAGTGATGAATTTGTCCGCGTCCATTGAACCCATGCCCGTGCAAACCGCATTGGAAAGCGGCATCGAGCTGTCCGTCGTCATTCCGGTGTTCAACGAGCAGGAAAGCATTGCGCCGCTGATCGAGCGCGTCACCGATGCTATGAAGGCGTTTCCGAAGAGCTGGGAACTGATCATCGTCGACGACGGAAGCGCGGATGCGACGCTTGTCGGCGCCCGCAAGTTCCTCGACCGCGACGGCCTCGACCTGAAGATCGTCGAACTGCAGCGCAATTTCGGCCAGACCGCCGCCATGCAGGCCGGCATCGACGCGGCCACCGGCCGGCTGATCGCCACGCTCGACGGCGACCTGCAGAACGATCCGCACGATATTCCGACCATGGTCCAGGCGCTCGAAGAGCGCGAACTGGACCTGCTGCAGGGCTGGCGTCAGAACCGCCAGGACGCGCTGGTGCTGCGCAAGATCCCGTCGAAATGCGCCAATTACCTGATCGGCAAGATCACCGGCGTGCGCTTGCACGACTATGGCTGCTCGCTGAAGATCTACCGCGCCTCGGTGATCAAGCAGGTGCGCCTGATCGGCGAAATGCACCGCTTCATCCCGGCCTGGGTCGCCGCCGTCGTGCCCTCCTCGCGTATCGGCGAAATGCCGGTCACCCACCATGCCCGCCAGCACGGCGTCTCGAAATATGGCATTTCGCGCACCTTCCGCGTCATTCTCGACCTGCTGTCGGTCCTGTTCTTCATGCGCTACAAGGCGCGGCCGGGCCATTTCTTCGGCTCGATCGGGCTTGCCGTCGGCGCACTCAGCGCGCTGATCTTCCTCTGGCTGTTCATCCAGAAATTCGCCTTCGGCGAAGACATCGGCACGCGTCCGCTCCTGACGGTCGGCGTCGTCGGCGTCCTGTCGTCGGTGCAGTTCATCACCACCGGCATTCTGGCCGAACTCATCACCCGCACGTCCTTCGGCAGCATCGAGAAGCCGAACTACATCGTCAGGGCGGTGTTCAAGAAGGATGGCAATGCGTAAGCCGCGTCCATTCCGGACAACGGAGACGCAACGATCGAACGAGGCGTTGTCCGCATGACCGCTCGCCCCGCGCCGCCGCCGGCCGCACGGGCCTTCGCGCTGCTGTTCCTCTATTTCGTCCTGTCGGCGATCATCCGCCTGTCGCTGCCGCATTCGCTGCGGCTCGACGAGGCCGAGCAGATCTACATGTCGCAGTGGCTGTCCTGGGGCTACGGCGCACAGCCGCCGCTCTACAACTGGCTGCAGCAGGCCGTCTTCGCCATCACCGGCCCGTCAATTGTCGGCATCGTTATTCTCAAGAATGCCCTGCTGTTTGCCTGCTTCATCTTCTACTGGCTCGCCGCCTCGACCGTGATCCGCGATCCGGCGCTGCGGCTCGCCACGATTGCCGGGCTTGTGACGCTGCCGCAGGTGTCACTTGTGGCGCAGCAGGATCTCACCCATACGATCGTGCTTCTCGCGGTCACAGCAGCCTTCCTGTACGCCTTTTTCCGCACGCTAACGGCGCCAAGCCTTGCGTCCTACCTGCTGGCCGGTTTGACCGTCGGGCTGGGTGTTTTGTCGAAGTACAATTTCGCGCTGCTGCCGGTCGTCGCCATCCTGGCGCTCCTGCCCGATCCGGCACTGCGCAAGCGGGTGTTCGACTGGCGGCTTGTTGCGGCGCTACTGCTCGCCGGGCTGATCGTGCTGCCGCATGCGCTGTGGTTCCTGGACCATGCCGGGCTCGCGACCCAGGGCACGCTCGGCAAGATGCAGGGGTCGGCGACGGGCGGCCACATGCTGCGGTTCTTCAAGGGCATCGGCGCGCTGATCATGGGCATTCTCGCCTTCTCGGCGCTGACGCTGGTGGTCTTCGCGGCGATCTTCAAGAAGCCCTTCCTCGACAGCCTGAAGAGCGGCAACGCGATCACCCGAGTGATCGAGCGCATGTTCGTCTTGACGGCCGTGGCACTGGTCCTGATCGTGCTCGTCACCGGCACGACGAAGATGAACGAGCGCTGGCTCGATCCGTTCCTGCTGGTGCTGCCTCTTTATCTTGCCGCCAAGATGGAAGCCGCCGGCATGGATATCGCCGCTGGGCTGAAGCGCCTGTCGACGACGGCTGCGGTGATCCTGATCGGCGTCGCCGCCTTCACTATCATCGAGGTGACCGTGCTGCCCGTCGCCGGGCTCTACAAGCGGATCAACATTCCCTACGGCCCGTTCCTGCAGAGCCTGAAGATGGAAAGCGCAGAGAAGCCGGCGATGATCGTCACGCAAAGCTGGCTCGAGGCCGGCAATCTACGGCAGGCCTTCCCGAGCGTGCCAGTGCTCGCCGGATCCGGCGACGAACTGCAGCCGGCAACGACGATCGACAGCCGGCACCCGCTTCTCTTGGTCTGGACCGACAACAAGCACACCGGCGAAATTCCGGGAGGTATCCTGAATTCTGCCAAGACGCTGGCAGGTGCTGAAGCGAGCGACATCGAGCCACGATCCATGACCCTGCCCTATCACTTCGGCTGGGACGGCGAGACCTACACGTTCGGCTATGCCTGGCTGCCATCCCCCGGCACCGACGGAACGGCGAAGCCATGACGGAGTGGCTGAAAGCACGCCCGGAACGCGTCTTCCTGATCGTCGCCGCCTATTTCGCGCTCAACGTCATCGTGCGCATGGCCATGCCGCACGCGCTCGAGTCGGATGAGGCCGAGCAGGTCTTCTTCGCGCAGTGGTGGGCGCTCGGCTACGGCCCGCAGCCGCCCTTCTACAACTGGCTGCAGCATGCCGTGTTCGATCTCTTCGGCGTATCGATGCTGGCGCTGTCGGCAACCAAATGCGTGCTCCTGTTCCTGATCTACCTGTTCTACGGGCTGACCGCGCGCATGCTGCTCAAGGACCGGAGCTGGCTGCCGATCGTTGTCCTGTCGCTGCTGACGATCCCGCAGATCAGCTTCGAGGCGCAGCGCGACCTCTCTCATACGGTGGCGGTGACCTTTGCCGCCTCCTTCTTCCTGTTTGCCACCGTCCTCACGCTGAAGCGGCCGAGCCTTTCGAGCTATGTCCTGCTTGGGCTCACAAGCGGGCTCGGGCTGCTCGCCAAATATAACTTCGCCCTGCTGCCGGCGGCCGTCTTCGTCGCCGTGCTGGCGGACAGGGATTTGCGCGCTCGCCTCTTCGACTGGCGCATCCTCGTTTCGGCGGCGATCGCCATCCTTCTCTTCCTGCCGCATGGCGTCTGGCTTGCCGAAAACCTGCAGGCCGCCAGCGCCAACACGATCGGCAAGCTGACCTCCGGAGACGCTCACTCGAACATCGTGACGGGCTGGCTGGAAGGCATCGGGTCGTTGGCCGTTGCGCTGATCGGCTTTGCCGGTGTCACGCTCCTCGTCTACGCGGCAATCTTCCGGAAGGCACTGTTTGCCTCCTTTTCGGCTGGAACCCCGTGGACGCGCTTCTTCGAGCGGGTGATGCTGGCGATCCTCGTCTTCATCGTCATCATGATCCTCGCCGGCGCCGACAACATCAAGGACCGCTGGCTGACGCCGCTTCTCTTCCTGCTGCCGCTCTATTTCTGCCTGAAAATGGAAGCCTCGGGACTGGCCGGCTCGGCACTGCTGAAGCCATTCTGGCGGACGGCTGCCGTGATCATGACCGTCATTCCGGCAGCCCTGTTCCTGCGCATGCCGCTCGCCCATTTCACCGGCGACTACCAGCGGCCGAGCACGAATTATACCGGCGCGTTCGACACCATGACGGTGGACAGGACGCCCGGCCTTGTGGTCACCGACCGCAAGCTCTACGCCGGCAGCCTGCGGCTCAAGCATCCCGACATCCCCTTCGCGACCTCGGAATTCTCGCTGTTCGAGACGCCCCATCACGCCGATGCCGACCATCCGATCCTGCTCTTCTGGATCAAGAAGAGCAGCGATGTCGGCATGCCGGCCAGTCTTCTGGGCTGGCTCGACAAGGCGGGATTGCCGCAGCCGACGGATCAGGAGATGAAGCAGGTCGCTATCCCCTATCATTATGCACGCGGCAACGACGCTGAACTCTTCGGCTACGCCTGGATCATCCCGCCGCCATCCGGCAGCAACTAACCCCTCATCTTCGCCCAGACGGCATCGAGGCCTTCGCGCAGGACGGCGACCATGCGGTCGACTTCGCCTTCGGTGATGACCAGCGGCGGCGAGGCGAGCATGCGGTCGCCGGTGGCGCGCAGGATGAGCCCACGCTCCAGGCATTCGTTGCGCACCATCGTGCCGATCTCGTCCGGTTTTTCGAAGCGCTGGCGGGTCTTCTTGTCCTTTGCCAGCTGGACCGCGCCCATCAGGCCGACGGAGACGACTTCGCCGACCATGTCGTGGTCCTCGAGGCTTTTCCAGGCGCGGGCGAAATAGGGGCCGATATCGTCATGGACCCGCTCGACCAGCTTTTCCTCCTCGATGATGCGGAGGTTTTCGAGCGCCGCCGCGGCGCAGACCGGATGGCCGGAATAGGTG
Proteins encoded in this region:
- a CDS encoding glycosyltransferase family 2 protein; translation: MPVQTALESGIELSVVIPVFNEQESIAPLIERVTDAMKAFPKSWELIIVDDGSADATLVGARKFLDRDGLDLKIVELQRNFGQTAAMQAGIDAATGRLIATLDGDLQNDPHDIPTMVQALEERELDLLQGWRQNRQDALVLRKIPSKCANYLIGKITGVRLHDYGCSLKIYRASVIKQVRLIGEMHRFIPAWVAAVVPSSRIGEMPVTHHARQHGVSKYGISRTFRVILDLLSVLFFMRYKARPGHFFGSIGLAVGALSALIFLWLFIQKFAFGEDIGTRPLLTVGVVGVLSSVQFITTGILAELITRTSFGSIEKPNYIVRAVFKKDGNA
- a CDS encoding glycosyltransferase family 39 protein, with product MTARPAPPPAARAFALLFLYFVLSAIIRLSLPHSLRLDEAEQIYMSQWLSWGYGAQPPLYNWLQQAVFAITGPSIVGIVILKNALLFACFIFYWLAASTVIRDPALRLATIAGLVTLPQVSLVAQQDLTHTIVLLAVTAAFLYAFFRTLTAPSLASYLLAGLTVGLGVLSKYNFALLPVVAILALLPDPALRKRVFDWRLVAALLLAGLIVLPHALWFLDHAGLATQGTLGKMQGSATGGHMLRFFKGIGALIMGILAFSALTLVVFAAIFKKPFLDSLKSGNAITRVIERMFVLTAVALVLIVLVTGTTKMNERWLDPFLLVLPLYLAAKMEAAGMDIAAGLKRLSTTAAVILIGVAAFTIIEVTVLPVAGLYKRINIPYGPFLQSLKMESAEKPAMIVTQSWLEAGNLRQAFPSVPVLAGSGDELQPATTIDSRHPLLLVWTDNKHTGEIPGGILNSAKTLAGAEASDIEPRSMTLPYHFGWDGETYTFGYAWLPSPGTDGTAKP
- a CDS encoding glycosyltransferase family 39 protein encodes the protein MTEWLKARPERVFLIVAAYFALNVIVRMAMPHALESDEAEQVFFAQWWALGYGPQPPFYNWLQHAVFDLFGVSMLALSATKCVLLFLIYLFYGLTARMLLKDRSWLPIVVLSLLTIPQISFEAQRDLSHTVAVTFAASFFLFATVLTLKRPSLSSYVLLGLTSGLGLLAKYNFALLPAAVFVAVLADRDLRARLFDWRILVSAAIAILLFLPHGVWLAENLQAASANTIGKLTSGDAHSNIVTGWLEGIGSLAVALIGFAGVTLLVYAAIFRKALFASFSAGTPWTRFFERVMLAILVFIVIMILAGADNIKDRWLTPLLFLLPLYFCLKMEASGLAGSALLKPFWRTAAVIMTVIPAALFLRMPLAHFTGDYQRPSTNYTGAFDTMTVDRTPGLVVTDRKLYAGSLRLKHPDIPFATSEFSLFETPHHADADHPILLFWIKKSSDVGMPASLLGWLDKAGLPQPTDQEMKQVAIPYHYARGNDAELFGYAWIIPPPSGSN